One Nocardioidaceae bacterium SCSIO 66511 genomic window carries:
- a CDS encoding glycine--tRNA ligase, whose translation MPATNVDTVVSLCKRRGFVFPCGEIYGGTKAAWDYGPLGVELKENIKRQWWRAMVQGRDDVVGLDSSVILPRRVWEASGHVDVFHDPLVECMNCHKRHRQDHLQEAYAAKKSIDDPDTVDMTLIACPDCGTKGQWTEPREFNMMLKTYLGPIESEEGLHYLRPETAQGIFINFNQVMTTARKRPPFGIAQIGKSFRNEITPGNFIFRTREFEQMEMEFFVEPGTDADWHEEWIRLRTDWYTDLGIDPANIRHFEHPQEKLSHYAKRTVDIEYRFNFGSKEFDELEGIANRTDFDLSTHAKFSGQELSYYDQEKGERWVPYVIEPAAGLNRSMMAFLLDAYTEDEAPNAKGGVDKRVVLRLDPRLAPVKVAVLPLSRNERLTPKAKALSADLRTLWAVDFDDAGAIGRRYRRHDEIGTPYCVTVDFDSLDDNAVTVRERDTMQQERVSLDQIRSYLATRLVGC comes from the coding sequence ATGCCTGCCACCAACGTCGACACCGTTGTCAGCCTCTGCAAACGCCGCGGATTCGTTTTTCCCTGTGGCGAGATCTACGGAGGCACGAAAGCCGCCTGGGACTACGGGCCCCTCGGTGTCGAGCTGAAGGAGAACATCAAGCGCCAGTGGTGGCGGGCGATGGTGCAGGGCCGCGACGACGTCGTCGGGCTCGACTCGTCGGTGATCCTGCCCCGGCGTGTGTGGGAGGCCTCGGGTCACGTCGATGTGTTCCACGACCCGCTGGTCGAGTGCATGAACTGCCATAAGCGCCACCGCCAGGACCACCTGCAGGAGGCGTACGCCGCCAAGAAGAGCATCGACGACCCGGACACCGTCGACATGACGTTGATCGCGTGCCCCGACTGCGGCACGAAGGGCCAATGGACCGAGCCGCGCGAGTTCAACATGATGCTCAAGACCTACCTCGGGCCGATCGAGTCCGAGGAAGGGCTGCACTATCTGCGGCCGGAGACCGCGCAGGGCATCTTCATCAACTTCAACCAGGTGATGACGACCGCGCGCAAACGACCGCCGTTCGGCATCGCCCAGATCGGCAAGAGCTTCCGCAACGAGATCACACCGGGCAACTTCATCTTCCGCACGCGTGAGTTCGAGCAGATGGAGATGGAGTTCTTCGTCGAGCCGGGCACCGACGCCGACTGGCATGAGGAGTGGATCCGCCTTCGTACCGACTGGTACACCGACCTCGGTATCGACCCCGCCAACATCCGGCACTTCGAGCATCCGCAGGAGAAGCTCTCCCACTACGCGAAGCGCACGGTCGACATCGAGTACCGGTTCAACTTCGGATCCAAGGAGTTCGACGAGCTCGAGGGCATCGCCAACCGCACCGACTTCGACCTCTCCACCCACGCGAAGTTCTCCGGACAGGAGTTGTCGTACTACGACCAGGAGAAGGGCGAGCGCTGGGTGCCGTACGTCATCGAGCCGGCCGCCGGACTCAACCGGTCGATGATGGCGTTCCTGCTCGACGCGTACACCGAGGACGAAGCGCCGAACGCCAAGGGCGGCGTCGACAAGCGCGTCGTGCTGCGTCTCGATCCGCGCCTGGCGCCAGTCAAGGTGGCGGTCCTGCCGCTGTCTCGCAACGAACGGCTCACGCCGAAGGCGAAGGCGCTGTCGGCCGACCTTCGTACGCTGTGGGCCGTCGACTTCGACGACGCGGGTGCGATCGGGCGACGCTACCGCCGCCACGACGAGATCGGCACGCCCTACTGCGTCACCGTCGACTTCGACTCTCTCGACGACAACGCGGTGACCGTACGCGAACGCGACACCATGCAGCAGGAACGGGTCTCGCTCGACCAGATCCGCTCCTACCTCGCGACTCGCCTCGTCGGATGCTGA